One Aegilops tauschii subsp. strangulata cultivar AL8/78 chromosome 7, Aet v6.0, whole genome shotgun sequence genomic window carries:
- the LOC120968506 gene encoding uncharacterized protein, producing the protein MIHVTKRRSKQALRDTRAVEPVTPKFNPWSACPITFDHRDHLTSIRHGGLAALVLDPITNGYHLTRVLMDGGSSLNLIYQDTVRKMGIDPMRISQSNTTFKGVIPGPEASCTGSLLLEFVFGSPDNIRSEKLTFDITPFRSGYQALLGRTAFAHFNAVPHYAYLKLKMPGPRGIISVSGKSRPRTRLDESGESLAVTA; encoded by the exons atgattcacgtgacgaagaggaggagcaaacaggcactccgagacacacgcgccgtagagcccgtcacccctaagttcaacccttggtcggcttgcccgatcacctttgatcacAGGGATCACCTAACAAGTATCCGGCATGGAGGACTGGCTGcgttggtgctagacccaataaccaacggataccatctcacccgagtcctcatggacggcggcagtagtcttaatctgatatatcaggacacagtccgcaaaatggggatagacccaatgagaattagccaaagcaatactacctttaaaggagtaataccaggcccagaggccagCTGCACGGGCTCTCTCTTACTAGAGTTTGTATTCGGTTCCCCCGACAAcatccgaagtgaaaagttaaccttcgacatcactccattccgaagcggctatcaagcactactcggacgaacggCCTTTGCtcattttaatgcagtaccgcattatgcttatcttaagcttaagatgcccggtccacgtggcatcatctcAGTTAGCGGAAA gtcaagaccgcggacacggctagacgagtccggcgaatcactagctgtaacagcttag